One Notolabrus celidotus isolate fNotCel1 chromosome 18, fNotCel1.pri, whole genome shotgun sequence DNA window includes the following coding sequences:
- the LOC117829553 gene encoding transmembrane protein 238-like: protein MSTSVQVEPVMEKSYEGVGRCKCSFWFAVAHDILGILIMMVGVFGGLVIHDLFIYAGAIIIFLSLIWWVFWYSGNIDVPPEELEDDVGMIKLRNKGLTQTVRRMSGRLSSRIRNSFRRNDRSFREDSNRPGAEVSLSTIYDNTFASATKDIYKETLSI, encoded by the coding sequence ATGTCAACATCTGTGCAGGTAGAGCCAGTCATGGAGAAAAGCTATGAAGGAGTCGGGCGCTGCAAGTGCTCGTTCTGGTTTGCAGTGGCCCACGACATACTGGGCATCCTTATCATGATGGTGGGGGTGTTTGGAGGACTAGTGATCCATGACTTGTTCATCTATGCGGGGGCGATCATCATCTTCCTCAGCCTGATCTGGTGGGTGTTCTGGTACTCTGGGAACATCGACGTGCCGccggaggagctggaggatgacgtgGGGATGATCAAGTTAAGGAACAAGGGTCTCACTCAGACAGTGAGGCGCATGTCTGGGCGCCTCTCCAGCAGGATCAGGAACTCTTTCCGGAGAAATGACAGATCCTTCAGGGAGGACAGTAACAGACCAGGTGCAGAGGTGTCCCTCTCCACTATATATGACAACACTTTCGCCTCTGCAACTAAAGACATCTACAAAGAGACACTGTCAATATGA